Proteins encoded within one genomic window of Triticum aestivum cultivar Chinese Spring chromosome 2D, IWGSC CS RefSeq v2.1, whole genome shotgun sequence:
- the LOC123049609 gene encoding transcription factor LAF1, whose amino-acid sequence MGCKSCQKPKAQHRKGLWSPEEDQKLRDFIVRYGHSCWSTVPVKAGLERNGKSCRLRWINYLRPGLKHGMFSREEEETVMSLHATLGNKWSQIAQHLPGRTDNEVKNYWNSYLKKRVEGARSPAKSAGSDAPRSPTPSDSARERSTVNQPSISGSSGPLESSSMADDSSNLTIPGVVATIRPHTPVLPKVMFADWLDMDMDMDYGTGLMAPSALDAAFDGSPAQLGVGHQGAVQVDGMCGAVDSLHGLGNGGICWEFDAGQIHMQGGGEFCDLLSVSEFLGIN is encoded by the exons ATGGGGTGCAAGTCGTGCCAGAAGCCCAAGGCGCAGCACCGCAAGGGGctgtggtcgccggaggaggaccaGAAGCTCCGTGACTTCATCGTCCGCTACGGCCACAGCTGCTGGAGCACCGTCCCCGTCAAGGCCG GACTTGAGCGGAACGGCAAGAGCTGCAGGCTGCGGTGGATCAACTACCTGAGGCCGGGGCTGAAGCACGGCATGTTCTCCAGGGAGGAAGAAGAGACCGTCATGAGCCTCCACGCCACACTCGGCAACAA GTGGTCTCAGATAGCTCAGCACCTACCGGGCCGAACCGACAACGAGGTGAAGAACTACTGGAACTCGTATCTGAAGAAGCGCGTCGAGGGCGCGCGCTCACCAGCCAAGTCCGCCGGATCAGACGCGCCCCGGAGCCCGACGCCCAGCGACAGCGCCCGCGAACGCAGCACTGTTAACCAGCCGTCCATCTCCGGCTCATCCGGGCCGCTGGAGTCGTCGTCGATGGCCGACGACTCGAGCAACCTCACAATCCCCGGCGTTGTAGCCACGATCCGGCCGCACACGCCCGTGCTCCCCAAGGTCATGTTCGCGGACTGGCTCGACATGGACATGGACATGGACTACGGCACCGGCCTGATGGCACCTAGCGCACTGGACGCGGCCTTCGACGGCAGCCCGGCGCAGCTGGGCGTGGGCCACCAGGGGGCCGTGCAGGTGGATGGCATGTGCGGCGCCGTGGACTCGTTGCATGGGCTCGGCAACGGGGGCATCTGTTGGGAGTTCGACGCCGGTCAGATCCACATGCAAGGAGGAGGAGAATTCTGCGACCTGCTCTCTGTGAGCGAGTTCCTCGGGATCAACTAG